A stretch of Arachis hypogaea cultivar Tifrunner chromosome 15, arahy.Tifrunner.gnm2.J5K5, whole genome shotgun sequence DNA encodes these proteins:
- the LOC112749079 gene encoding uncharacterized protein produces the protein MLSFFSFSRIMLRYALQIPNPSPYCVSYSVFRLCFPSTSSLHSHSHSHSQPQSRDEAVDSFTRMLSMRRPPSIIQFTKILGSLAKTNHFSTAISLFQQLQAKGIAPDLFTLSIVINCCCGMGRMTLAFSVLAKIFRIDYQPDTVTLNTLVKGLFLCGSVEKAVRFHDRVLAHGFHFNQVTYGTLINGLCKTGHTSAAIQVLRKIPWYGVAPNVFMYSAIIDSLCKDTLVSQAFHLFSEMLAKGISPDVITYSSLIFGLCLEGQYKEAIDLLSDMMLRNITPNVHTYSILIDGLCKEGKIKDAKSVLAVMAKHGVKPDVVTYNSLMDGYCLVNQVNKAKYIFNTMAQSRVSPNVQSYSIMINGLCKSKRVDEALNLFEEMRCKNLVPNTVTYNTLVDGLGKSRRILCALELLEKMHDRGQPADIVTYSSLLDALFNIKQHDKALMLFNQMKECGIEPDMYTYNILIDGLCKSGRLKNAKEIFQDLSIKGYRPDVRTYTIMIKGLCKQGLLPEALAFLSKMEDNGCLPNAMTYEIIIRALFEKGENDNAEKLLREMISRGLLSVCQLQARGIAPDLFTLSIVINCCCGMGRMTLAFSVLAKIFRMDYQPDTVTLTTILKGLYLCGSVEKAVRFHDRVLAHGFQFNQVTYGTLINGLCKTGHTSAAIQVLRKIPRYGIAPDVLMYSAIIDSLCKDTLVSQAFHLYSEMLAKGISPDVITYSSLIFGLCLVGQYKEAIDLLSDMVPRNITPDVRTYSILIDGLCKEGKIKDAKNVQNIHSTQWPRIVFPNVRTYNIMIDGFCKSKMIDEALNLFEEMHRENLVPDTVTYNTLIDGLGKSRRILRALELLEKMHDRGQPANIVTYNSLMDALFNIKQHDKALMLFNQMKESGINPNIYTYTILIDGLCKSGWLKNAKEIFQDLSIEGYHLNTRIYNVMIKGLCKESLLDEALALKLEMEDNGCSPDAVTYEITIRALLEKGENDQALKHLHEMIARGLLKRHQGGINQLKLINFLLSKFVQNLVNFISIGLEDLGNAMNSLSP, from the exons ATGTTGTCATTCTTCTCATTCTCACGAATCATGTTAAGGTATGCTCTTCAAATCCCAAATCCCTCCCCTTATTGTGTTTCCTATTCAGTTTTCCGTCTTTGCTTCCCTTCAACTTCATCCctacactctcactctcactctcactctcagccCCAATCACGTGATGAAGCTGTTGATTCCTTCACTCGCATGCTCTCTATGCGTCGCCCTCCATCCATCATTCAATTCACCAAGATTTTGGGATCTCTTGCCAAGACCAACCATTTCTCCACCGCCATTTCCCTTTTTCAGCAATTGCAAGCCAAAGGAATCGCTCCCGACTTATTTACTTTGAGCATCGTAATTAATTGTTGTTGCGGCATGGGTCGTATGACGCTTGCTTTCTCTGTATTGGCCAAGATTTTCAGAATAGATTATCAACCTGATACGGTAACATTGAATACACTCGTTAAAGGCCTCTTTCTCTGTGGTAGTGTTGAAAAAGCAGTGCGGTTTCATGACAGAGTGCTGGCTCATGGATTTCACTTTAATCAAGTCACTTATGGGACCTTGATCAATGGGCTCTGTAAGACCGGACACACGTCAGCTGCTATTCAAGTGTTGAGAAAGATCCCATGGTATGGCGTTGCTCCTAATGTCTTCATGTACAGCGCAATTATTGATAGCCTCTGCAAGGATACACTTGTAAGTCAGGCTTTTCATTTATTCTCTGAAATGCTTGCTAAGGGAATTTCTCCCGATGTTATCACATACAGTTCTCTCATTTTTGGATTGTGTCTTGAGGGTCAATATAAGGAAGCCATTGATTTGTTAAGTGATATGATGCTTAGAAACATTACTCCAAATGTTCATACCTATAGTATTTTGATCGATGGGCTATGCAAGGAAGGAAAGATCAAAGATGCTAAGAGTGTATTGGCTGTAATGGCAAAACATGGTGTGAAACCAGATGTGGTTACTTATAACAGCTTAATGGATGGATATTGTTTGGTTAATCAGGTAAATAAGGCAAAATATATATTCAACACAATGGCCCAAAGTAGAGTGTCACCCAATGTTCAAAGTTACAGTATCATGATTAATGGCTTGTGCAAAAGTAAAAGGGTCGATGAAGCCTTGAATCTCTTTGAAGAAATGCGTTGCAAGAACTTGGTTCCTAACACGGTAACTTACAATACTCTAGTTGATGGCTTAGGAAAATCAAGGAGAATACTTTGTGCTTTGGAGCTTCTTGAAAAGATGCATGATCGGGGTCAACCTGCTGATATAGTCACTTACAGTTCTTTGCTGGATGCTTTGTTCAATATCAAACAACATGACAAGGCACTTATGTTATTCAATCAAATGAAAGAGTGTGGCATTGAACCAGATATGTATACATACAACATACTTATAGATGGCCTGTGCAAAAGTGGAAGACTTAAAAATGCAAAAGAGATTTTTCAAGATCTTTCCATTAAAGGCTATCGTCCAGACGTGAGGACATACACTATTATGATAAAGGGGCTTTGCAAACAGGGCCTACTTCCTGAAGCATTGGCTTTCTTGTCAAAAATGGAAGACAATGGTTGCTTACCAAATGCTATGACTTATGAAATAATCATTCGTGCTCTGTTTGAAAAAGGTGAAAATGATAACGCGGAGAAACTTCTTCGTGAAATGATATCTAGAGGCCTATTGT CTGTTTGT CAATTGCAAGCCAGAGGAATCGCTCCCGACTTATTTACTTTGAGCATTGTAATTAATTGTTGTTGCGGCATGGGTCGTATGACGCTTGCTTTTTCTGTATTGGCCAAGATTTTCAGAATGGATTATCAACCTGATACGGTAACATTGACAACAATCCTGAAAGGTCTCTATCTCTGTGGTAGTGTTGAAAAAGCAGTACGCTTCCATGACAGAGTGCTGGCTCATGGATTTCAGTTTAATCAAGTCACTTATGGGACGTTGATCAATGGGCTCTGTAAGACCGGACACACGTCAGCTGCTATTCAAGTGTTGAGAAAGATCCCACGGTATGGCATTGCTCCTGATGTCCTCATGTACAGCGCAATTATTGATAGCCTCTGCAAGGATACACTTGTAAGTCAGGCTTTTCATTTATATTCTGAAATGCTTGCTAAGGGAATTTCTCCCGATGTTATCACATACAGTTCTCTCATTTTTGGATTGTGTCTTGTGGGTCAATATAAGGAAGCCATTGATTTGTTAAGTGATATGGTACCTAGAAACATTACTCCAGATGTTCGTACCTATAGTATTTTGATCGATGGGCTATGCAAGGAAGGAAAGATCAAAGATGCTAAGAATGT GCAAAATATACATTCAACACAATGGCCGAGAATAGTGTTTCCTAATGTTCGGACTTACAATATCATGATTGATGGCTTTTGCAAAAGTAAAATGATCGATGAGGCCTTGAATCTCTTCGAAGAGATGCATCGTGAGAACTTGGTTCCTGACACGGTAACTTACAATACTCTAATTGATGGCTTGGGAAAATCAAGGAGAATCCTTCGTGCCTTGGAGCTTCTTGAAAAGATGCATGATCGAGGTCAACCCGCTAATATAGTCACTTACAATTCTTTGATGGATGCTTTGTTCAATATCAAACAACATGACAAGGCACTTATGTTATTCAATCAAATGAAAGAGAGTGGCATTAATccgaatatatatacatacaccaTACTTATAGATGGCCTGTGCAAAAGTGGATGGCTTAAAAATGCAAAAGAGATTTTTCAAGATCTTTCCATTGAAGGCTATCACCTAAACACAAGGATATACAATGTTATGATAAAGGGGCTCTGCAAAGAGAGCCTACTTGATGAAGCATTGGCCTTAAAGTTGGAAATGGAAGACAATGGTTGCTCTCCGGATGCCGTAACTTACGAAATAACTATTCGTGCTCTGTTGGAAAAAGGTGAAAATGATCAAGCGCTGAAACATCTTCATGAAATGATTGCTAGAGGCTTATTGAAAAGACACCAAGGAGGAATAAATCAActcaaattaataaattttctgtTGTCAAAATTTGTACAGAACTTGGTAAATTTTATATCTATTGGGTTGGAGGATTTGGGAAATGCCATGAACTCACTATCACCTTGA
- the LOC112750971 gene encoding uncharacterized protein isoform X1 — MLYATRFRVSVRQIPNFLPLSALPPSCSCSWTSLHFHSEPPSLREVDDAVDSFTRMLSMRRTPPIIQFNKILGSLSKTKHFHAAVSLFQQLQVRGIAPSIVTLSIVINCCCGMGRMTLAFSVLAKIFRMDYQPNTVTLTTILKGLCLCGSVEKAVRFHDRVLAHGFRFNEVTYGTLINGLCKTGHTSAAIQVLRKIPRYGIASNVFMYNSIIDSLCKVTLVSQAFHLFSEMLAKGISPDVITYSSLIFGLCLEGQYKEAIDLLSDMVLRNITPNVYTYNTLIDGLCKEGKIKDAKSVLAVMTKDGVKLDVVTYNSLMDGYCLVNEVNKAKYVFNTMAQSSGSPNVCSYNIMINGLCKSKMVDDALKLFEQMRSKNLVPNTITYSTLIDGLGKSRRILCALEVLEKMHDRGQPANIVTYSSLLDALFNMKQPDKALMLFNQMKESGIDPDIYTYNILIDGLYKNGRIKKAKEIFQDLSIKGYRPNVRTYTIVINGLCKEGLLLEALALMAKMEDNGCLPNAVTYETIIRALFENGENDKAEKLLREMISRGLLQG; from the coding sequence ATGTTGTATGCAACAAGGTTTAGGGTTTCTGTTCGTCAAATCCCTAATTTTCTTCCACTCTCTGCTCTTCCTCCTTCCTGTTCCTGTTCATGGACAAGCCTTCACTTTCATTCTGAGCCTCCATCCCTTCGTGAAGTTGACGATGCTGTTGATTCCTTCACTCGCATGCTCTCTATGCGTCGTACTCCTCCCATCATCCAATTTAACAAGATTTTGGGATCCCTTTCCAAGACGAAGCATTTCCACGCCGCCGTTTCCCTTTTTCAGCAATTGCAAGTCAGGGGAATCGCGCCCAGCATAGTTACTTTGAGCATCGTAATTAATTGTTGTTGCGGCATGGGTCGTATGACGCTTGCTTTTTCTGTATTGGCCAAGATTTTCAGAATGGATTATCAACCTAATACGGTAACATTGACAACAATCCTGAAAGGTCTCTGTCTCTGTGGTAGTGTTGAAAAAGCAGTGCGCTTTCATGACAGAGTGCTGGCTCATGGATTTCGCTTTAATGAAGTCACTTATGGGACCTTGATTAATGGGCTCTGTAAGACCGGACACACATCAGCTGCTATTCAAGTGTTGAGAAAGATCCCACGGTATGGCATTGCTTCTAATGTCTTCATGTACAACTCAATTATTGATAGCCTCTGCAAGGTTACACTTGTAAGTCAGGCTTTTCATTTATTCTCTGAAATGCTTGCTAAGGGAATTTCTCCCGATGTTATCACATACAGTTCTCTCATTTTTGGATTGTGTCTTGAGGGTCAATACAAGGAAGCCATTGATTTGTTAAGTGATATGGTGCTTAGAAACATTACTCCTAATGTTTATACCTATAATACTTTGATTGATGGACTATGCAAGGAAGGAAAGATCAAAGATGCTAAGAGTGTGTTGGCTGTAATGACAAAAGATGGTGTGAAACTAGATGTGGTTACTTATAACAGCTTAATGGATGGATATTGTTTGGTTAATGAGGTAAATAAGGCAAAATATGTATTCAACACAATGGCCCAAAGTAGTGGGTCTCCTAATGTTTGCAGTTACAATATCATGATTAATGGCTTGTGCAAAAGTAAAATGGTTGATGACGCCTTGAAACTCTTTGAACAGATGCGTTCCAAGAACTTGGTTCCTAACACGATAACTTACAGTACTCTTATTGATGGCTTGGGAAAATCAAGGAGAATCCTTTGTGCCTTGGAGGTTCTTGAAAAGATGCATGATCGAGGTCAACCCGCTAATATAGTTACTTACAGTTCTTTGCTGGATGCTTTGTTCAATATGAAACAACCTGACAAGGCACTTATGTTATTCAATCAAATGAAAGAGAGTGGCATTGATccagatatatatacatataacataCTTATAGATGGCctgtacaaaaatggaagaattaAAAAGgcaaaagagatatttcaagatcTTTCCATTAAAGGCTATCGTCCAAATGTGCGGACATACACCATTGTGATCAATGGGCTTTGCAAAGAGGGTCTGCTTCTCGAAGCATTGGCACTCATGGCAAAAATGGAAGACAATGGTTGCTTACCCAATGCTGTGACTTATGAAACAATCATTCGTGCTCTATTTGAAAATGGTGAAAATGATAAAGCGGAGAAACTTCTTCGTGAGATGATATCTAGAGGCCTATTGCAAGGATAA
- the LOC112750971 gene encoding uncharacterized protein isoform X2, whose protein sequence is MLYATRFRVSVRQIPNFLPLSALPPSCSCSWTSLHFHSEPPSLREVDDAVDSFTRMLSMRRTPPIIQFNKILGSLSKTKHFHAAVSLFQQLQVRGIAPSIVTLSIVINCCCGMGRMTLAFSVLAKIFRMDYQPNTVTLTTILKGLCLCGSVEKAVRFHDRVLAHGFRFNEVTYGTLINGLCKTGHTSAAIQVLRKIPRYGIASNVFMYNSIIDSLCKVTLVSQAFHLFSEMLAKGISPDVITYSSLIFGLCLEGQYKEAIDLLSDMVLRNITPNVYTYNTLIDGLCKEGKIKDAKSVLAVMTKDGVKLDVVTYNSLMDGYCLVNEMRSKNLVPNTITYSTLIDGLGKSRRILCALEVLEKMHDRGQPANIVTYSSLLDALFNMKQPDKALMLFNQMKESGIDPDIYTYNILIDGLYKNGRIKKAKEIFQDLSIKGYRPNVRTYTIVINGLCKEGLLLEALALMAKMEDNGCLPNAVTYETIIRALFENGENDKAEKLLREMISRGLLQG, encoded by the exons ATGTTGTATGCAACAAGGTTTAGGGTTTCTGTTCGTCAAATCCCTAATTTTCTTCCACTCTCTGCTCTTCCTCCTTCCTGTTCCTGTTCATGGACAAGCCTTCACTTTCATTCTGAGCCTCCATCCCTTCGTGAAGTTGACGATGCTGTTGATTCCTTCACTCGCATGCTCTCTATGCGTCGTACTCCTCCCATCATCCAATTTAACAAGATTTTGGGATCCCTTTCCAAGACGAAGCATTTCCACGCCGCCGTTTCCCTTTTTCAGCAATTGCAAGTCAGGGGAATCGCGCCCAGCATAGTTACTTTGAGCATCGTAATTAATTGTTGTTGCGGCATGGGTCGTATGACGCTTGCTTTTTCTGTATTGGCCAAGATTTTCAGAATGGATTATCAACCTAATACGGTAACATTGACAACAATCCTGAAAGGTCTCTGTCTCTGTGGTAGTGTTGAAAAAGCAGTGCGCTTTCATGACAGAGTGCTGGCTCATGGATTTCGCTTTAATGAAGTCACTTATGGGACCTTGATTAATGGGCTCTGTAAGACCGGACACACATCAGCTGCTATTCAAGTGTTGAGAAAGATCCCACGGTATGGCATTGCTTCTAATGTCTTCATGTACAACTCAATTATTGATAGCCTCTGCAAGGTTACACTTGTAAGTCAGGCTTTTCATTTATTCTCTGAAATGCTTGCTAAGGGAATTTCTCCCGATGTTATCACATACAGTTCTCTCATTTTTGGATTGTGTCTTGAGGGTCAATACAAGGAAGCCATTGATTTGTTAAGTGATATGGTGCTTAGAAACATTACTCCTAATGTTTATACCTATAATACTTTGATTGATGGACTATGCAAGGAAGGAAAGATCAAAGATGCTAAGAGTGTGTTGGCTGTAATGACAAAAGATGGTGTGAAACTAGATGTGGTTACTTATAACAGCTTAATGGATGGATATTGTTTGGTTAATGAG ATGCGTTCCAAGAACTTGGTTCCTAACACGATAACTTACAGTACTCTTATTGATGGCTTGGGAAAATCAAGGAGAATCCTTTGTGCCTTGGAGGTTCTTGAAAAGATGCATGATCGAGGTCAACCCGCTAATATAGTTACTTACAGTTCTTTGCTGGATGCTTTGTTCAATATGAAACAACCTGACAAGGCACTTATGTTATTCAATCAAATGAAAGAGAGTGGCATTGATccagatatatatacatataacataCTTATAGATGGCctgtacaaaaatggaagaattaAAAAGgcaaaagagatatttcaagatcTTTCCATTAAAGGCTATCGTCCAAATGTGCGGACATACACCATTGTGATCAATGGGCTTTGCAAAGAGGGTCTGCTTCTCGAAGCATTGGCACTCATGGCAAAAATGGAAGACAATGGTTGCTTACCCAATGCTGTGACTTATGAAACAATCATTCGTGCTCTATTTGAAAATGGTGAAAATGATAAAGCGGAGAAACTTCTTCGTGAGATGATATCTAGAGGCCTATTGCAAGGATAA